The Lycium barbarum isolate Lr01 chromosome 9, ASM1917538v2, whole genome shotgun sequence genome has a segment encoding these proteins:
- the LOC132612007 gene encoding uncharacterized protein LOC132612007: MSHEDPQHLIRTFLQIVDTFATRRVTKEYVRLTLFPFSLLGNASNWLLAEPANSITTWDDLATKFLTRFFPPAKTARLRREIISFRQKNGKNLYQAWERFKGLLRDCPHHHQTNQVLAHTFIENLDAQHKSSLDTAAGGQALDLSYEELFTLLNRFTQSTPDWQDDAASSSVRKAPGVFEVDNFTSLSAQIDAMRNEIKKLTVAQPPPQVHAVQQAIVFCEVCGEGHNSDECPANPASIYFVSNVSKGQGNNNQYGNSYNPNWRNHPNFRLSDNPGNQKQNYQLTSAP; the protein is encoded by the coding sequence ATGTCGCACGAGGATCCTCAGCATCTCATCCGTACGTTTCTGCAGATTGTCGATACTTTTGCTACTAGAAGGGTCACTAAAGAATATGTGCGGCTGACACTATTCCCCTTCTCTCTATTGGGGAATGCCAGTAACTGGTTATTAGCAGAGCCCGCCAATTCTATCACTACGTGGGATGATTTGGCGACAAAATTCTTGACAAGGTTCTTTCCACCAGCAAAGACAGCTCGCCTCCGAAGGGAGATCATTTCATTCAGGCAGAAAAATGGAAAAAATTTGTATCAAGCATGGGAGAGGTTTAAGGGTCTTCTCAGAGATTGTCCTCACCACCATCAGACGAATCAAGTTCTGGCACACACATTTATTGAGAATCTGGATGCCCAACATAAGTCATCACTAGACACTGCTGCAGGAGGGCAGGCTCTTGATCTAAGCTATGAAGAACTATTCACACTATTGAATAGGTTTACTCAGAGCACTCCAGACTGGCAGGATGATGCAGCTAGCAGTTCAGTTAGGAAGGCACCGGGTGTCTTTGAAGTAGATAATTTTACATCACTATCAGCACAGATTGATGCCATGCGCAATGAAATCAAGAAGTTAACTGTTGCGCAACCTCCACCACAAGTGCATGCAGTGCAACAAGCCATCGTTTTTTGTGAAGTCTGTGGAGAAGGGCACAACAGTGATGAATGCCCTGCAAATCCTGCATCCATATACTTTGTGAGTAATGTAAGCAAGGGGCAAGGAAACAACAATCAATACGGGAATTCCTACAACCCAAATTGGAGGAATCACCCGAATTTCAGGTTAAGTGACAACCCAGGTAATCAGAAACAGAACTATCAGCTAACATCTGCTCCTTAA